The genomic window CATTTAAGAAGACTGGTGTCAAGCATAGCCAACTACAGCAGTAGACCAGCAGTGTCAAAAGCTGAAGGGAGATCAAGAAGGAAGATTCAGAAGAGGTCATTCCTTTTGGCCATGAGGACATTACTGAGGAATCTGGAGAGATCAACTTGCTCTTGAAGGTGAGGATCAGGGACCAGATGTTCAGGATTTTCAAAGACAGTGAAAGGAGAACATCCAGGGACCCTGAGGAGATACCTCAGGGAGATCCCATGGTAGAGCCATGGACTTTTAAAAAGTGGAATTACCAGGATGTGCTGATAATTGGAGGTTGGATATGTGCATGTAGTCTTGGAATGGGTAAATGGCCAGGTGAACAAGTGAGTTCAGGGAAGATTCTGGACAGGAACTAGAGACAAATTAGTGAGTTTCAGAGAGAAGGGAACTGAACGTACTGGAGCTGAAGATGTCACTGACTTGGAAAAAATTTTGGGGAGAAGATAGGTTATAGCTCCCTTGTTGTGGAGCATCTCAGAAAGACTTCAATTgaccaggagaaaaaaataacctCAAGGTGGATGGCACAGCAACAGGTGTCTCCTCTCTCCTGCCAGGTTCAAATCCTCTTACTACTTCACTCTGAAGAATAAGGAATTCCAATAGGATGCCATATGACCACCAGAAGTTCCACTGTGATCTTCAGATTGCAAGAAGAGGTACATAAGAGAACTAGAACTAGCCATCCCTTTTGTGTGGCTGGTTATTGGCTAAGTTGGAGAGTTTCCAGAGGAGTCCATGCCTGCTCATGAAAGGGTCTACAGATCAAACCATAAGAACTTCCTTGAATGAACTGGGACTCTTGGGCTTAGgtgcagtgatagcaaacctttttgagactgaatgcccaaactgcaatcctcatgcTGCATATGAGCCCCACCCCCAATGTCTTATCCTATTTAGGGAAGAGAGTAAGTGTTCCCATTGGTCTGCTGGGCTGAGGAGTGGGtggtgtgagaaatgtccttaggtgtgtgtggagaggagaagggagcagccccttctggcaCTCATTCCAGAAGTTCACCAACACAGGCCTAGAGGATTTTCATGAACTTGTGCTACCTCTTTTAAGGTATTTTAGTGGTCACCCTGTAGTATAGGTGCTAGATCTATCCTGTTTTTCCTCAGAGGGATAATCTGGATTCAGAGACAGCATTTCCCTTCAGTAAATTGTTTTTCAACTTTGTTAaagagaatgaattttttttttgcccaatgAGAGCTGTCTGACAGAAGGTATCTATTTAAatcataacataataaaatacaacaaaagTTTACCAAATAATATATTCAAGACCCTTGAGCAGATGAAGAAAGAAGGGATTTGGGTGGGAAGAAGACTGAGATAGGGAAGCCTGCCAAAGATTCTTTTAGAGAAAAGCTACAACTGAGTGTAGGTGAGAGAACAGAAGGCAGATTGTAGAGCATGTCAAAAAAAACTACATCAGGTGAAAAATAAACTCATGGTGGGTGGGACAGTAACAGgtttctcttctcatctcccaGTATTCAAACTTCTCACAACCACATActaaaagataaggaaactacAGTCATATGACACCAGAAATCCTACCGTGACCTTGAGATTTCAAGAAGAAGCACAATAAGGGAATAGAACTCAGGAAGTTGAAGTAATGGTCTGTCTGTAACCTGGACTGCCCTGGTATATGGCTTAGTCTTTAGCTAAGTTGGAGTGTCCAGAGGAGTTCAGGAAGAAGAGCCTCTACTGCAGGCCCTAAGATGCTCCTTTGAAGGAACTGGGACTCTTGGACTTGGAAAACATTCAGAGCATTGTTGTAGCTCTTTTATTTTAATGGTTATCCCATAGTTACAGGTACGAGATCTTTTCTTTCTGAGGGGAGAACACAATTCAAAATTGTAATTTCTCCTCCACACACTGATATTTGCCTCTGACAATGAGAATGAAATATTCCTTATCTAATGAGAGCTATCCAAGAAAGGAATTATCTATGTCTTGAAAGATTCATTTCTATGAAATTGACTCTCCTAGAATGTCTTCCGACAAATGATGGGTGAATTTTAGGAGTTATATTTTGAGGTAAATCCAATGTATTGAGGCTGCTTGAAAATCCAGTGGATACACTGAAATGTGTATGCTTTTTGTGAATGGAGAATAATGCCTAGGAATGATATGGAACAAAAGAAATTCATTTCATAGTAACAAATAGGAGGAGGAATATGAGGTCCTTGTGCTCTCTGAAGCACAagttcaatcaataaacatttaagtacctaTAATGTGCCAGCTAGAGTGCTAAACTGTAGCTGAATTCTTCACAAGAACTATCTGAGGGGGAATATTCAGGAACCCTGTTGACTCATGGAAGTGAGGAATCCAAGAGCTCAAGGCAGTTTGTGGAGTAAGAAAGCAAATGCTCATTGCCTGAGAGTCTGAATTGTTTAGAGTGTTCAGCTGTTTGACTGGTTTGGAGAGACCTTTGCAGTACATGCCTGGGATAATCTGCCTCAACGTCAGTGTTGTGTGATGGTCAGGACGTAAGTGGTTTGGAGGAGAGGGGGACACTGCAGTGGAGCGGTTCCATGCCATCCTgctcatttcattcatgtctctTCTGTAGTCTTTGTGGTGTGCCCTTCATTCATGGTGTACTCCAAAGGTTCAGATCGCTTGGTGATAACAAAGTGGTGGAAGACAACTAAACAAGGGATAGGCTAAGCCAAATTTTGACAGTCATCTGGGACACCTTAGTTGTGAAGGTCACATACTACGAAAATAGCACCATGAACATGGGAATCTTGAAACCTTGAAGATACGACTCCTATCCATGTGTGTCTAGAACATGGGAGAAGGGCTGTAGCTTATAGGGACATACGCTTTGCCTTTAGTAAAGTGGGGTCTGAATATTATGAAATGCTAAATTTAAGTACTAAAGAAGTCCAATTTTAGAAAGATATTTAACAAAGAGATAGCAGTTATAAAACAGAAACCTTAAGAACTATCACTTCATTACAAAAGATGAATTGcagagaaaatattttgcaatGATGCAGAAGAATATCAAGTTTGAAAATACCTTCATGATGTGAGGCTGGAACTGAAATAAAATAAGGCCAAGGAGGAGAGGTGGAAACAATTTTGCTAAGCCAGAGAAACATATTTATTAGAACATTGTTACAAACATCTCAGTTTTGTTGTATCTGAGCAAACTTTCTGGAAATGAACTCTTGTTGGAGAATTCTCCCTCATGAAAGATGAGGTTCTGCATCATTTCCCAGAAGGACAGGACCTGTTGCTTCTCCATCCTTGCTACTTGGCTGTCCTGCATGGACTGGAGGGATTCTAAGGTCTTCTTGAGGTAGCTCTCCAAAGCCACCTGGTTTTAGAAACAGATGGAATGTGACATCTTTTTATGAGGTCTTGGAATTAGGCCAAAGCAGGGAGGGACCAGGATTCCATCAAAGGCCAGGAACAAGTAGCTTTTCAGTAGAAGCCATAAGAAGAATACCTTCCACAGCAAGATGGGCGGCAGCAGCCATAGCCATAGCCACCATAGCCATAGCCGCCATAGCCCAGGCCTCCATAGCCACAGCCTCCACAGCCATAGCTGCCATAGCCCAGACCTCCATAGCCACAGCCACCGCAGCCATAGCCTAGGCCACGGAAGGAGCCACATCCACAGCCATAACCAGAGCCATAGCCATAGCCCAGGCCTCCATAGTAGCCGCCGTAGTAGCTCATGGTGTCAGGATTTGCAGAGTTGGATGGATGTCAGGGATAAGTTGTGTGAATGTGTCTGGCACCATCTGCAAGGGAGCTTTTATACAATTTCAGCAGAAGGCATGACAGATTCATTCCAAAATTGCATAATTCCCATTAACAAAATTGCCAGGGCAAAATCGCATTCTTGTCATTGTTTGTTCCCCGACAGCAATTCCTCTAGCTCATTAAGGttcttttctcttgatttgtTGTTTCTCTGAGAAGGTTCTACCACAATCTTTTTGCTGAAATAGGAAATGATAATAGTGTTGTCAAACTGTATGTGGTTAATGTGGTTGGTGCTTCATAGCATCCTTCTCCTAGGTGGCATTGTCCTCCTTCCATTAGGCTTGCCACTCTGGTCTTCTGATCCTTTAGGTGACTTTTGTCATCCTTTCTCTTTAAATAAGTTCTTCTTGAGACTCAAGTGACAGAATTACATAGATTTCAGACTGGAGTTGAGATAATGGTAGGGGCACAAACTATCTTCCTAGTGTTTGCATTGTGCCAACCATTGTGCTTAGGGTGTCTGACACAATGAAATGTCAAGAGAATTCCTCTCCTTGAACAGTTCTAAGGTTCCAAAGCCAGCAAGGAAGTGACAATAAGGCCCCTGTCACAAACATGGAAAGTTGATGGGAGATCTCAGGGGCAAAGGCATAAGCTActaggaggaaggaggaaggggaactTATTATTGGTGGCATTAGAGTAGAGGCTCTGTTGGACAaaggaaagacagaagggaagggcagAAAGACCGGAGGATACAAAGGACTTGCAATATATTGTTTGAGAGAATGCAGGTGGGCTAGCATGGGCAGGATCATGAAGAACGGGGAGGGCAATAAGGCGTACCAAGCCTAGAAGGGGAGGTAAAATGCTTGACAGACATCCATTTAAATCATCATGGAATAGGAAGCAATGAAAATTGACCATGTAACACATGTGAAGTTTAGGATTTTTCCAATTAGAGGGGGAGAGAAGTCAGAAGAATGTTTTAGAAAAATCCCttgggcagctgagtggagaaaGAATCTGGGTGGGAAGAAGATTGAGGCAGGGAGGTTGATTATGGGTTCTTTCATAGAGGTGCTGTGAAGTCTGAGCTAAGGTGGGGACTATGTGAGCGGAAAGAACTACTTAAATGCTAGAGATGTGAAGGTAGAAAGGACACGTTTTACCAACTAATTagaaatttttaatgataatGAAGGGTCAGGGACATTCCTGAAGCTGTGAGCCTGTTTTTGGATTGGTGTTGGAACAGAAAAGTTGGAAGAAGGAAGGTATTTTTGGATGAGGCATGAtgaaaagatattctaaattgaGGGGCTTTGAGCTGTCTATGGGACATCAAGTTGAAAACGTCCACATCAACAGTTCATAGTGTGGGACTGGATCTCAAGACTGATGCAGATCTAGATATGAAGATGTGGTAGTGAGTAGCAAAGAGAACGTCTCTGAAGCCCTGGGATCTAAGCGAGGGTCGATTCTCCCAACCTTGGTGAAAGcatggggagaggaaagggaaaaaaggatgtTGAGCTGCAGTCTTTTGCATTTTGCTTGACGTAGTACAATGGTGAGCAAGAAGGAATGATCATGTAGGAAGAAGAGTGCCAAGCTCACCAGGGAACAGATACTGCTGGACAGCAGCATCAAAAACCAAAGGGTTTGAAAGAAGGAAGGCTCGGAAGAGTCCATACATTTGGGCTTTGAAGGTATCACTAGGCAAATTTAGAGAGAGCAGTTGCTCTTGAAGATAGCCTAGTAATTCAAGGTTTTAGAAGAAGAGTGTTGGCGATGACAGTACACTCATGAGCTTTTAAAAGGTGAAATTACTTGGAAGTGCTGAAAATATGAAGCTGGGCAAAATCATGCATTCAGGACATTCAggacataaatgaaaaatatgagtTCAGGGGAAATTCTGGTGTGGAACTGGAGATGAAATAGTGTCAGAGAGAAATAAATTGAGACCATGGCAAATGAGGACATCATACACTGAGGGCATGtaataaagagaagagaaggcaagCTAGAACTCTCTAGTTGTGGAACATCTCAGAGAGACTTCAATTAACCAGGGGAAAATGAGTACAAAGCTGTTAGGGGAGAACAGggactcttttcttcttccaaagtcCCCTTTTCTCATCTCCCAAACCTTTTACTAAACAGAATGTCACCCAACCACCAGAAATCCCACTATGACCTTGAGATTGCCAGAATAGATACGTAACAGAGTAGAATTTAGAAAGCCAAAATGATGGTCCAACTGAAACCTGCACTGCCTGGTGCATAGATGGTCTGGAGGAACTGGAGATCATCCAGAAGAGTCCATACCAAGTTGGTAAAAAGGCTTCTATTTCAGGCCCTAAGAGACTCACTTAAAGGAACTGGGACTTTTGGACATAGAAGGCATTCAGGAGGTTGGCTTTGCTCTCTTCATATGTTTTAAGGCTACTGTGTAGTTACAGAGATGAGATCTATTCTTTTTGTCCCCAATGGAGACAACATACATTTCCCTCCCATAAACTGATTTTTGTCTTTGCCCATTGAGAGCTACCCAAGTGAGAAATATTCTGCTTCTTGAAGGATATTTCCATTGAAGTGCCTTCAAAGAATGCCTCTCAATAAATGGCTGGTGAATCTTTCAGAGTTATATTTTGAGATGAATCCAATGGAGTGAGGCTGATGAAGGTATTTCCCTTGAAAATCCAGTGGATGTGCTCAAATGGGCATGCTTTTTGTGAGTGGAGAATAATGCCTAGGAATGACATATaacaaaagaaattcattttacaCTAAGAAACAGCAGGAGAAATAAGATCTGCTGGTCAAGGCACTTGTACTGTTTCCTCCATTGTCTGAAACATAAgttcaatcaaaaaacatttgttaagagTGCCTATCATGTGCCAGCTGGAATGCTAAACTCTTGTATTCTTCCCAAGAACCTATTTCAGGGAAGTGATTCTGGAGGCCTTGCTGGATCACAGCAGTAGGGAATCCAGAGGCCCAAGGCAGATGGTGGAGCAGCAAAGCAGAACCCTTTTGCCTGGGTGTTTGTTTGAGCTAATAAGAGTATTCAGGAATTTGAATAGGTTGAAGAGACCTTTGCAACAACGATTTTACTTGCTCCATGGATTGGATGGCCTCTGTCAAGGTTAGTGTGGTGTGTTGGACAGGCAGGCTGTGCAAAGGGCTGGAGGAGATGAGACCCACCTACATGGAGAAGTTCCAGAACACCCTTCAGACTTAGTATATGATTCTCTTCTATCATCCTTGGGGTGTGCCATTTACTTGTTCTGTGCTCCAAACGTTCAGATTGCCTGGCAGTAAGAAAGAGGTGGAAGACAGCTAAAAGCTAAATAAGGAATAGGTGAAGCCAAATTCTGACAGTTACCTGGGATACCTTGTAGGTGAAGATCACAAACCATAAACTGATACCATGAACATGAGAATCTTTTTATGACCTTGAAGATGAAGATCCCTGCTCATGGATGTTCGGAATGTGGGAAAAGAGCTGCTGCTTAGAGGGAAAAACGCCCagttgtctgtaaaatggagcctAGATATTATGAAATACCAAATTTAAGTCCCACAGAAGTCTGATTTTAGAAAGACAACAGGGAATTAAGATGTTTTTTCAACAAAAAATCTGAAGAGGCATCACTTCATTGCAAAAGATTGGAGAGAAAACATTCTGCAATAATGCACAAGCATAGGTTAAGATCCAAAATCTCTTCATGATGTGAGACTTTTTAAGCCAGGTACTAGTAGGTTAAGGAGGAGAGGTGACAAGTTTTGCTAAGTCAGGGAAATAAGTTTATTTGAAAATTGTAAGAGACACCTCAGCCATATAGAGATGAGCAAACTTGCTGGAATGAACTGTTGTTGGAGGAGTCTCCCCTCTGAAAGATGAgattctgcatcatttcctagAAGGACAAGTCTTTCTGCTTCTCCATCTCTGCCACTGGGTTGTCCTTCATGGGCCTTCTTGTGTTAGGTCTCCCATGCAAACCAGCAGTAGAAGCACAGGAAATATGATGTCCTTACAATGCCTTGGAATTAGcccaaagaaagaagggagaagaattcCACAAAAGGCCAGGAACAAGGGTTTTTTCAATAGAAGCCATAGGAAGAATAGCTTCCACAGCAAGATGGGCGACAGCAACCATAGCCATAGCCACCATAGCCGTAGCCGCCATAGCCCAGGCCTCCATAGCCACAGCCTCCACAGCCATAGCCTAGGCCACGGAAGGAGCCACATCCACAGCCATAACCAGAGCCATAGCCATAGCCCAGGCCTCCATAGTAGCCGCCGTAGTAGCTCATGGTGTCAGGATTTGCAGAGTTGGATGGATGTCAGGGATAAGTTGTATGAATGTGTCTGGCACCATCTGCAAGGGGGCTTTTATACACTTCCAGCAGAAGGCATGACATTCATTCCAAAATTGCATAATTCCCATTAACAAAATTGCCAGGGCAAAATCGCATTCTTGTCATTGTTTGCTCCCCGACAgcaattcctccagctcattaggGCTTttaccccgccccccccccccttaatttgCTGTTTCTCTGAGAAGGTCCTGCCATAATCTCATTCCtataataagaaattattataGTGTTGCAAGAGTCTATGTGGTTAATGTGGCTGGTGCCCTCCCCAGGCGTCATGGAAGCCATTTCCAAAGTGGCACTGTCCTCCTTCCATGACATTTCCTGCTCTAATCTTCTGAGTCTTTATCTGGGCGATGGAATCCTGAGTCTTTTATTAAGTTCTTGAGACCCAAGGGACAGAATAGTTGATGCACATTTCAGTTTGGAGTTGAGATTGTAGTGGAGTATATTAATCAAACAATTATTCCATCCAAAGCACAAACCTTCTTCCTACTCTTTGCACTATGCTAGCCACCATACTCATAATTGGGGGACACAAAGAAATGTCAATAGAGTCCTTGTCTTTGGGTAGCCTAAAGTTCTAAGGCCAGTGGGAATGTGAACACAGCAAGGCATCTGGAAAAATACGAGAGATGATGGGGAAAAAATCTCAGATGCAGAAGCATAGACTACTAGTCAAAAGGGGCAATGATGTGTGCCACAGTGGAGTTTAGGACTGAGAATATAATGTTCCTGAGAAAGTCAAAGTGAAGGGGAGGAAACAGAAGAAGATTCTGGGCAGAGTTTATATCTAGCCAGTGCAAAAACAAGTTGAAAAGGACATGAAGTGCATTGTCTGGATGAAGGAAGAAAGGTCCGCAAATACAGGGAGGCAAATAAAGGATACTAAGACTGGAAATATGAGAAGAGGTCAACTAATGAAGGCGTTGAAATGTCAGAGGATATCTATTTAAATTAGTACAGAATAGGAAGCAACTGTTGTTTACAAGATAATCGGTGTATGCTGGAAGTACTGTGAAGTGCTGACAACATGGAACTGGGGAGGATCCTACAATCTGGATTAAGGATGTAGAAGCCAGTTGAACAAGGGAATTCAGGGAAGATCCTGGGATGGAACTGGGGATGATTTAGTGAGTTTCAGAGAAAAGTTCTTAGCTTTCTTGAGCTTACTGGAAATGAGAAGGTTATTGACTGAGACAATGTAGGGAAGAGAAGAGATCGCATGCTGTAGCTCTCTGGTTGTGGAGTATCTAAGAAAGATTTCAATGACCAGGAGAAAAATGAGCTCCAGGTGTTTCAAATGGCAACATGGACCACCTCTTTCCTACCTGCTTTGAATCCTCTGATGACTTCACTATAAAAGATAAGACATACCAATAGGATGCCATGTGAGCACCAGAAACCCCCCTGAGACTTTAGTATTGCATTAAGAGTGTCATAAAGTACTAGAATTCAGGAAAATGGAGTGATGGTCCATCTATGAGATGTAGTGCTCCGTGCAGTATTTAACTATGCTGGCAAGTATCTAGAGAAGTCCAGATCTGATGGTAAAACACCTCCTGATCAAGCTCTAAGAAACTCATTTAAAGAAACTGGGACTCATGAATTTAGAACAGCCACAGagttgttctaaatctcttgagGTATTTTAATGGGAACCATATAGTATGAGCACTAGATCTGATTGACCCCAGAGAGGAGAAGGTAGAATCAGAGAAGTTATTTCCCCCATAAACTGATTTTTACTTTACTAAAGAGACTGAAATATTGTTTGCCCAATGAGAGTTTTTCAAGAGAGATTCAAGAATCTCCTTCATGAAAGAGTACTTTCCATTGAAGTGACCTCTATAGAATGTTTTCAACAAAGATATGGGGAATCATTTCAAGATAAATTTCAGAAGGGATTGAATGTACTCTGGCTTTTGAGGGCAtttctttcaaaaatgaaatggatgcaCAGAAACATACATGCATTTTGTGACTATAGAATAATACCTAGGAGTGACATAGCAACAGAAATACCCTCAAGCTCAGAAACAGCAGGAGGGGCCAGATCCTGTGATAGTGGCATTTGTATTGTTCCCTCCACTCTATGAAACAAgatcaaacaataaacattttaagcAATAAGTATTAACCATTTGGGACAAGCACCCTGCTAAGCTCTGGCTTTCTTCCAAAAACTTCTCGGAGTAACGTGATTTCTAGGGCCACATTGGTCCAGGGTGCTAAAAGATCCAAAGG from Monodelphis domestica isolate mMonDom1 chromosome 4, mMonDom1.pri, whole genome shotgun sequence includes these protein-coding regions:
- the LOC103099646 gene encoding keratin-associated protein 19-3-like, which codes for MSYYGGYYGGLGYGYGSGYGCGCGSFRGLGYGCGGCGYGGLGYGSYGCGGCGYGGLGYGGYGYGGYGYGCCRPSCCGRYSSYGFY